In Topomyia yanbarensis strain Yona2022 chromosome 2, ASM3024719v1, whole genome shotgun sequence, one DNA window encodes the following:
- the LOC131680847 gene encoding uncharacterized protein LOC131680847, translating into MEQSSSNTRPKFRKCTYKQGYLEIACVDKDTAKWLKDATAAMKPWEGASLEAVEASQIPKQMLYIGYLPDSIDRSDGNILRLVQNQNDNFCTERWKVVKRTAVLKMVELLLAVDEASVKLITCQHNQLNYVFGKARMHQLKGGPGLRRTWKF; encoded by the coding sequence ATGGAGCAGAGCTCAAGCAATACGAGACCTAAGTTTAGGAAGTGCACCTACAAACAAGGATATCTCGAAATCGCCTGTGTAGACAAAGATACAGCTAAGTGGCTGAAGGATGCCACAGCTGCAATGAAGCCCTGGGAAGGCGCTTCATTGGAAGCTGTTGAAGCGTCGCAGATTCCAAAACAAATGCTTTACATCGGGTATCTGCCCGACAGTATCGACAGGTCCGATGGGAACATCCTCCGCCTGGTGCAGAATCAGAACGACAATTTCTGCACAGAACGCTGGAAGGTCGTGAAGAGAACTGCGGTCCTCAAGATGGTAGAGCTCCTGTTGGCGGTAGATGAGGCTTCAGTGAAACTGATAACCTGCCAACACAACCAGCTGAACTATGTATTCGGAAAGGCTAGAATGCACCAGCTGAAAGGGGGGCCGGGCCTTCGCCGAACGTGGAAGTTCTAG